Genomic segment of Candidatus Hydrogenedentota bacterium:
CCACGTCCAGCATGTAACGCCAGCGCTTTTCATGGAGCGAGAACCGCACCGTGCCCTTCTCGCAAACGATGGTCAGATGGGAGTCGTTGGGCTGCTGGTACATGTTCAGCGCATAGCTCGCCATGACCTTGCCGTGGCGCGCCATGGCGTGGACCGTGTCCTCAACGTTGACGCCCTCAAGCGCGAGATGATCCGCATCGACCATAATGCGCGTGATCGGGCCGACGAGCCACTCGGCCAGGTTGAAGGTGTGGGTGATGGCATCCTGAATGGCGCCGCCGCCCTGTTTCCGATCCGCAAAGTATATCGTGCGATAGGCCGGGCGATAGGTGGGAAAATTCTGGCCCATGACGGAATAGAGCTGGAGCGGCGCGCCAAAACGGCCGGAATCTATGGCCGCCTTCATCGACACCACGCCGGGATGCGCGCGGTAGTTGTAGCTTACGGCGTTGAACAGATTCTTCTCCGCCACCAGCCGCTGCAACGCGTCGATACCCTCCAGCGAAGTAGAGAGAGGCTTCTCCAGAATTAAGTGTAGTCCCGCCTGGGCCGCCTCAATCGCGATGGGGATGTGGGTGTGGGCCGGCGTCGCGATGAGCACCGCGTCCCATGGCTGCGCCAGGGCTACGGCGGGATCGTTGAACACCTCCGTCAAGCCGTAACGGTCTGCTATGGTCGCCCGTAAGACACTGTTGATCTCGCAAATGCCGATCTCCGCGCGACCCGTGGCGAGATAGCAACGGACATGGCGCTCGCCAATCGAGCCCACGCCAATGACCAGGATACGGTGTTTTGGGACTGAACTCATTCGCGTGTATCTCCAAAATACTCTGCGGCTTCTCGCATCCGCCCCGTTGACCCGAACGGACCAACGGAGGTTAGGCTTCCAGCCTGACCATCGCGACTACGCCGCTAAACGGGCTACTTAACGCTTTAAGAATCGTTCGAACAATTCAAGCAGAGCAAATGCACTACCATTATTCCGGTCAGGCTGAAAGCCTAACTTTCGTTAGTTCGCCTCTTGACTACAGCACCTGCCATTCGCCGGTGTCTGCGGACTTGTAGGCGGCGTCGAGGTGGCGCTGGAGCTCCGCCGCACCGGGAATGGTGAGGTGGGCCTCGGCTTTGCCGCCAATCGCGGACAGGAAGTTGTGGAGACAGGCCACGTGGGCCCGCAGCCAGCCCACGTTGCACGCGGGCGCGGGGAAGAGTCCGCCNNNNNNNNNNNNNNNNNNNNNNNNNNNNNNNNNNNNNNNNNNNNNNNNNNNNNNNNNNNNNNNNNNNNNNNNNNNNNNNNNNNNNNNNNNNNNNNNNNNNNNNNNNNNNNNNNNNNNNNNNNNNNNNNNNNNNNNNNNNNNNNNNNNNNNNNNNNNNNNNNNNNNNNNNNNNNNNNNNNNNNNNNNNNNNNNNNNNNNNNNNNNNNNNNNNNNNNNNNNNNNNNNNNNNNNNNNNNNNNNNNNNNNNNNNNNNNNNNNNNNNNNNNNNNNNNNNNNNNNNNNNNNNNNNNNNNNNNNNNNNNNNNNNNNNNNNNNNNNNNNNNNNNNNNNNNNNNNNNNNNNNNNNNNNNNNNNNNNNNNNNNNNNNNNNNNNNNNNNNNNNNNNNNNNNNNNNNNNNNNNNNNNNNNNNNNNNNNNNNNNNNNNNNNNNNNNNNNNNNNNNNNNNNNNNNNNNNNNNNNNNNNNNNNNNNNNNNNNNNNNNNNNNNNNNNNNNNNNNNNNNNNNNNNNNNNNNNNNNNNNNNNNNNNNNNNNNNNNNNNNNNNNNNNNNNNCGCCACCTGGGTCACGATGTCGGGCGAGGAATTCACCAGCGCCGCGACCATATCCTGGCACTCGGCGTAGCTGCTGCCGAGGGGCTTGTCGCAGTAGATGTGCTTGCCGGCCTCGGCGGCCTTCACCACCTGATCGCGGTGGAGATTATTGGGCGTGCACACGTGGATGATGTCGATGTCGTCGCGGGAGAGGAGTTCGTCGAAGTCTGTGGTGCCGAATTCGAACTTCCCCTCGCGTACCGCCGCGTCCAGCGTCTCGGGACGGCGCACGCACACGCCTTTCAAGGCGTAGTTGATGGGCGGCTCGCTGTAGAAGAAGGGGATGGTATGGTAGCCGAAGGTATGGGTCTTGCCCATGAAGCCCCAGCCGACCACGCCGACACCGTAGACTTTGTCGCTCATCCCATCAATTCCTTCTGCGTCTCGCCGATGGCCTCGTCGATGATGTCGAGGCCTTTGAGCAGGGTTTCTTCGTTCATGACGATGGGCGGGCTCATGCGCAGGATGTGGCCCGCGGGAATCCAGGCCAGGCCCTTGGCGAAGGCCTTCTGGTAGACGAGCTCGCCCGCTTTGTCGAAGGGCGTTTTCTTGTCGCGGTCCTTCACGAGCTCGATGCCCATGAGGCAGCCTTTGGCGCGCACATCGCCGATGATCTTGTGCTCCGCCTTCATCTTCGCCATGCGCTTGTTGGCCACTTCGCCGAGGAATTCGGCGTGCTCGTTCAACTGCTCTTCTTCGATGACCTCGGTGGAGGCCAGGGCCGCCGCGCAGGCCATGGGGTTGCCGCCGTAGCTGCTGGACGCGGAGATGGCCTCGAAGGCTTCTTTATAGGGCTCGCGCACGGCCACGCAGGTGACGGGGAAGCCGTTGCCGAAGCCCTTGCCGATGGTGACGATATCGGGCACGGTGTCGTAGTGCTCCATGCAGAGCCACTTGCCGGTGCGGCCCCAGCTTGTTAACACTTCGTCGGCCATGAGAAGGATGCCGAGTTCATCACACAGCGTGCGGAGCTTGGGGAAGAAGTCATCGGGCGGCATGATGGTGCCGCCCCAGCCCTGGATGGGCTCGAGCACCCAACCGGCCACGTCGTGAACCGTGCCCTTGTCGATGTATTCGCGATAGAAGCTGATGTAGGCGTCGGTGTCGATGGAGCCATCGGCCTTCGTCCACATGGGGCGGTAAAGATCCGGGCGGGGCAGCATGTGGACGCCCGGGGCGCGCACGGCACCGTAGACGTGGGAGCGAATGTGGCCATGGGACACGGCGCCATAGGTCTTGCCGTGGTAATCGTAGAAGCAGGAGAGGGTTTCGTTTTTCTTCGTCACGGCGCGGAGAACGCGTATGCCCGCTTCGACGGCGGTGGTGCCGGAGTCGTAGAACTGGAAGCCATTGAGATCGCCCGGCAGTATCTCCGCAAGCTTCTCCACGAGCATGGTCTTGATGGGCGTGGTGAAGTCGTGGGCGTTCATCAGCTTGAAGGCGTATTTCGCGATGGCCTCGCTGATCTTCGGGTGGCAGTGACCCAGCGTGGTGACGTAGATACCCGAGGAAAAGTCGATGTATTCGTTGCCGTCCACATCGCGCAGCATGCAGCCTTCACCGGACTCGAAAGTCACGGGGAAAAGCTTCACCTGACCGCTCAGCCCCTTGAAATAGGTGCAGCAGCGATCATGAAAATCCTGCGAGATGGGCCCCGGCGCGGGAACCACCATATTGGGAAGATCGGCGCAACGGGCGTTCGCCCAGTCGAGGGAGGATTGAGTGGCAAGCATGGTGGTGCCTCCTGATGGGTAAGTTTCGGTAGTAATGCAGTGCAAAAACGGGGAAATCGCGACGGAGTCGGTGTGTTGAGCGCGCTAGAGAACGCCGCCACCGAAGTTGCCGCCGATGGGGATCTCGGTATTCTCGAAGTAGTTGTCGTCGACAAGACAGGGCGTGGAAATTTCCAGGATCAGGGCGGGCCCGATCCCCTTCATGCTGTGGGGAATCCAGGGCTCAATAAAGAGGGTATCGCCCTCGCGCAACACGCGGGTCTTGCCATTCAAGCAGACTTCGATGGCGCCCCGGGCGATGAAGAACGTTTCCGATTTGAGTTTGTGGCGGTGCATGGGGCAGGTCTGGCCGTCGAAGAGGAAGAGGTATTTCCCGCAATAGCCCGCATCCACCTCGTTGCATATCCATGCTTCGACCAAGCCGACTTCGTCGAAGCGCCCCAGACCGAAATCGAGAACGAGGGGCTGAACGTCGGGCATGGCCTGTTTCCAGAAGGACAACTGGCGGGAAAAATCGGCCAGGACCTCTTCACGGCGCTCGCCCACGAGGGAGATGCCCAACGCCTTGTCCAGTTCTTGCATATTGTATCTCCCGACTCGGCGAGCTGCGCCTTCGCCGTGCTATTGCCAGTTCGAACTTCGCAGGATGGCGCATTCCGGACCAGCGATGCGCGGCACCCGGTCCCTTTCCTTGCCGAAGACCACCGCACTGCGGGTCTTGCCCGAAGACGGCAACAGTATCGCCCGCCGACCCTTGAAAAACCGCTATTTCAGCTAAAGTGTACTTGCCGATCCAACTTGGTCGGTACAGTATCACAAAATCGACCTTCTTTCAAGAGAAAAAATTGGCGCCTTTTCTTTGGCGGTCGTGTGACCTTTCGACCATAAAAATTGTAGTGGGGACTGCGTTGTGCTATAACACAGTACCGATAGACCACAGAGCGGTCACGAGCCTTGGGCGCTGTTCCAGACGGCTCCGGGTTCCCGAATGGCTGGCAAGTATTGAATGAGCGATCCTTCCCCGAAGTACATCCAAATCAAGCAAGAAATCCTGGCCCAGATCCGGGGCGGCGAGCTGCTCCCCGGCAGCCGCATCTACTCCATCTCCGAGATTATGGAGAAATTCCGCGTAAGCAAGGTTACGGCGGTGCGCGCGCTGGCGGAGATGGAATCGGAAGGCTTTGTGCGGCGCGAACATGGCCGCGGCACCTTCGTGAGCGACCAGGACGCCGGTGTGTTGCAGATGCGGACGAGCAAGCGCGTGGCGCTGATCGTTCCGGACATGGCCAACCCCTTCAACGTGGAAGTGGTGGGCAGCGTTGAGAAGCATCTGCGCGAGGCCGGGGTTATCGTGGAGCTTTCGTGCACGGGCTACCTTGCGGACACCGAGCGTGAATTGTTCAACCGGATCATGGCGGGACAGCACGCGGCGGGGATGGTGTTGATCTCGGGTGGCGTATCCGATATGGGACTCAATTCGTCCGCGCCTTCCATACCGCTGGTGGTGATCGACCACTGTCCGGAGGACCTGGTTGACCGCTGTGTTTTCATCAATTGCGATCACTATCGCGGTGGTTATGAGGCGGGGACCCACCTTGCGGAGAAGGGCCATCGCGAGATCGGGTATGTCGATTGGGTGTTTACATCGCGGGCGCGCTTGCAGGGATTTACACAGGCGCTGGCGGAACACCGGCTGACGCTTCCCGAGAAGCGGATTTTTCCCGTCGGCGCGCACAAGCAACTCGGCCACGACTTCATCGAATTTGTGCGGCGCGAGAAGCTGACGGCGCTCTTCGCGGTGAATGACATGCTGGCGATGCAGGCGATGCAGGTGTTGCGGGCCAACAAGTTCGCCATTCCGGGGGATATCTCTCTCATGGGGTATGACGATGTGCTGGCGGCGCGCTACCTGGAGATTCCGCTGACGACGGTGGAGCAGCACGAAGAGCAGATCGGGCGCAAGGCGGCGGAGTGCATTCTGCAGCGCATGGACGCGAAGCCCTCGGGCTTTCGCCCGCGGGAAATCCTCATCGTTCCACGCGTCGTGGAGCGGGCCTCCACGGGGCGCCCAAAAGGCGGTGGCCGTTAGGGTCTCCCCTACTTCGGCAAACCTACAATGTTCGGGTCGTTCAGGGGACCGCGCCAGTACGTCGCGATGTGACTCGCGGCCAGCTCCGGGCTCAATGCGGCGCGCGCAAAATCTTCCCAGAGCGGGAGCTTGGCCAGCTCCGACTTCAGCGTGTTCAGATTCTCGTTGAAGGCTTCGACCGACGTCGCGCGGGCCATACCCAGATAGTACTTCTGCGCGAGCACGAAGCCCGAAAGCCATTCGCGGCTGCCGAGGAACTGGGGATGTGCATTCAGCTTGTCCCATGCGGCCTGGACCTCGCCGATGGCGACTTCCCTGGCGTCGTAGGTGGTGGCCGCCTGCATGGCTTCCAGGCGATCCAGCACGTTGTACAGCAATGTGCGCGCTTCGCCCGCGGCCATGGTGGCCGTGAAACGGCGGAGGGTTTCGTCGGCGGTGGCGTTCTTGTCGTAGAGAATATCGCCAAAGGCAAAGACCGACGGCTTGTTTATGTTGGCGTATTGAATGAAGAAGTTGGCGTCTTCCACGCCGCGATCCCGGGCCTTGCCCATGACCTCGGCGAGTTCATTGATCTTGAAGGAGGCGAAGGGAAACACCGACTCGCTGGGCAGACCCATGATGCTATAGAGGAAGGCGGAGCGCTTGAACTCTTTGGGATCAACCAGGCCGTTGTAAATGTTGGAGCCTTCCAGTTCGCCGGTGTCCATGATGGTGAGTTCGCGCGGGCCGAAGAGGGTTCGCATCTTGCCCAGGAACTCCTTTACGAAAGCCTGCACTTCGGCGGGGTCCTTGTAGGGAATACCGCGATCCGTGTATTCGTGAAAGCACCAGGTGGGCCAGAGCACGGCCTGGAATTCCGCACCGGGGCTGATGGTCTTCGCGAGATCGCGCACCATGGAAAATTGTTCGAAGAGGTGTTGGCCCTGGTTGGGCTTGCACACGTCGCAGAAGCAGCCGCCTGGATCGTAAAACCACACGATGTAGCCATCGACCGGACCGTAGTATTCCATCTCGAAGCGCGCCATATTCTTCGCGAGTTCGCGGCCCTCGGGCTGGGCCC
This window contains:
- a CDS encoding aspartate aminotransferase family protein, with amino-acid sequence MLATQSSLDWANARCADLPNMVVPAPGPISQDFHDRCCTYFKGLSGQVKLFPVTFESGEGCMLRDVDGNEYIDFSSGIYVTTLGHCHPKISEAIAKYAFKLMNAHDFTTPIKTMLVEKLAEILPGDLNGFQFYDSGTTAVEAGIRVLRAVTKKNETLSCFYDYHGKTYGAVSHGHIRSHVYGAVRAPGVHMLPRPDLYRPMWTKADGSIDTDAYISFYREYIDKGTVHDVAGWVLEPIQGWGGTIMPPDDFFPKLRTLCDELGILLMADEVLTSWGRTGKWLCMEHYDTVPDIVTIGKGFGNGFPVTCVAVREPYKEAFEAISASSSYGGNPMACAAALASTEVIEEEQLNEHAEFLGEVANKRMAKMKAEHKIIGDVRAKGCLMGIELVKDRDKKTPFDKAGELVYQKAFAKGLAWIPAGHILRMSPPIVMNEETLLKGLDIIDEAIGETQKELMG
- a CDS encoding substrate-binding domain-containing protein, producing MSDPSPKYIQIKQEILAQIRGGELLPGSRIYSISEIMEKFRVSKVTAVRALAEMESEGFVRREHGRGTFVSDQDAGVLQMRTSKRVALIVPDMANPFNVEVVGSVEKHLREAGVIVELSCTGYLADTERELFNRIMAGQHAAGMVLISGGVSDMGLNSSAPSIPLVVIDHCPEDLVDRCVFINCDHYRGGYEAGTHLAEKGHREIGYVDWVFTSRARLQGFTQALAEHRLTLPEKRIFPVGAHKQLGHDFIEFVRREKLTALFAVNDMLAMQAMQVLRANKFAIPGDISLMGYDDVLAARYLEIPLTTVEQHEEQIGRKAAECILQRMDAKPSGFRPREILIVPRVVERASTGRPKGGGR
- a CDS encoding Gfo/Idh/MocA family oxidoreductase, which gives rise to MSDKVYGVGVVGWGFMGKTHTFGYHTIPFFYSEPPINYALKGVCVRRPETLDAAVREGKFEFGTTDFDELLSRDDIDIIHVCTPNNLHRDQVVKAAEAGKHIYCDKPLGSSYAECQDMVAALVNSSPDIVTQVA
- a CDS encoding Gfo/Idh/MocA family oxidoreductase, whose translation is MSSVPKHRILVIGVGSIGERHVRCYLATGRAEIGICEINSVLRATIADRYGLTEVFNDPAVALAQPWDAVLIATPAHTHIPIAIEAAQAGLHLILEKPLSTSLEGIDALQRLVAEKNLFNAVSYNYRAHPGVVSMKAAIDSGRFGAPLQLYSVMGQNFPTYRPAYRTIYFADRKQGGGAIQDAITHTFNLAEWLVGPITRIMVDADHLALEGVNVEDTVHAMARHGKVMASYALNMYQQPNDSHLTIVCEKGTVRFSLHEKRWRYMLDVDGAWVDEVHELAERDTWYIHNANAILDALEGGTPAPCSLKEGLQTLRVNLAALRSMETQTWQVIGEH
- a CDS encoding D-lyxose/D-mannose family sugar isomerase; this encodes MQELDKALGISLVGERREEVLADFSRQLSFWKQAMPDVQPLVLDFGLGRFDEVGLVEAWICNEVDAGYCGKYLFLFDGQTCPMHRHKLKSETFFIARGAIEVCLNGKTRVLREGDTLFIEPWIPHSMKGIGPALILEISTPCLVDDNYFENTEIPIGGNFGGGVL